The following coding sequences are from one Panicum hallii strain FIL2 chromosome 5, PHallii_v3.1, whole genome shotgun sequence window:
- the LOC112893575 gene encoding PRA1 family protein A1-like isoform X1: MDWSSVTTEDLVDALREVDWSTPPRPVSEFFSRFTAPRSYSKWTSRLKCNLYYYRTNYFILVMFILGMGFLRKPVAILASLATGLSIAFLNDSFAVTFNEKVTRTVRQFSPHLAAKMRPPITPVIRGRPSKRRSIHICGRPRWVFVLLFSAVSCMLWLTSCSLLTVLWALLIGLLVTLLHASFRTPNLKARLNTFREEFRAVWRNYSEL; encoded by the exons atGGACTGGAGCTCTGTGACGACGGAAGACCTGGTGGACGCGCTGCGGGAGGTGGACTGGTcgaccccgccgcgccccgTCTCGGAGTTCTTCTCCCGCTTCACCGCCCCCCGATCCTACTCCAAGTGGACCAGCCGCCTCAAGTGCAACCTCTACTA TTATCGGACGAACTACTTTATCTTGGTAATGTTCATTCTTG GAATGGGCTTTCTTAGGAAGCCAGTTGCCATCCTTGCTTCTTTAGCAACTGGTCTCAGCATTGCGTTCCTCAATGACAG TTTTGCAGTTACTTTCAATGAGAAAGTCACAAGGACTGTCAGACAATTTTCACCACATTTAGCCGCAAAGATGAGGCCACCCATAAC GCCTGTCATCCGAGGCCGACCAAGTAAACGAAGATCAATTCATATCTGTGGTCGACCTCGGTGGGTCTTTGTCCTGTTGTTTTCCGCAG TTAGCTGCATGCTCTGGTTGACTTCGTGCAGCCTCCTCACGGTTTTGTGGGCCCTACTTATTGGTCTGCTTG TAACCTTACTTCATGCCAGCTTCAGAACACCTAATTTGAAAGCACGTTTGAACACATTCAGGGAGGAATTTCGAGCAGTATGGCGGAATTACAGTGAGCTGTAA
- the LOC112893575 gene encoding PRA1 family protein A1-like isoform X2, whose product MSYQPLLVRTSYGWCCSWCRDVHIGLLALTGFRASTSLETSMLNLNVVMVCYRTNYFILVMFILGMGFLRKPVAILASLATGLSIAFLNDSFAVTFNEKVTRTVRQFSPHLAAKMRPPITPVIRGRPSKRRSIHICGRPRWVFVLLFSAVSCMLWLTSCSLLTVLWALLIGLLVTLLHASFRTPNLKARLNTFREEFRAVWRNYSEL is encoded by the exons ATGAGCTATCAACCCTTGCTAGTTCGTACATCATACGGATGGTGCTGTAGCTGGTGCAGAGATGTACATATCGGATTGTTGGCGTTGACCGGCTTTCGGGCGAGTACTAGTTTGGAGACCAGCATGTTGAATCTAAACGTCGTTATGGTGTG TTATCGGACGAACTACTTTATCTTGGTAATGTTCATTCTTG GAATGGGCTTTCTTAGGAAGCCAGTTGCCATCCTTGCTTCTTTAGCAACTGGTCTCAGCATTGCGTTCCTCAATGACAG TTTTGCAGTTACTTTCAATGAGAAAGTCACAAGGACTGTCAGACAATTTTCACCACATTTAGCCGCAAAGATGAGGCCACCCATAAC GCCTGTCATCCGAGGCCGACCAAGTAAACGAAGATCAATTCATATCTGTGGTCGACCTCGGTGGGTCTTTGTCCTGTTGTTTTCCGCAG TTAGCTGCATGCTCTGGTTGACTTCGTGCAGCCTCCTCACGGTTTTGTGGGCCCTACTTATTGGTCTGCTTG TAACCTTACTTCATGCCAGCTTCAGAACACCTAATTTGAAAGCACGTTTGAACACATTCAGGGAGGAATTTCGAGCAGTATGGCGGAATTACAGTGAGCTGTAA
- the LOC112893576 gene encoding Bowman-Birk type trypsin inhibitor-like, translating to MKTQVLLLAVAVLSVLAALPLAESKGRGIGERAEAPKASAWPCCDTCGACTRSLPPQCLCADEAPGGCHPACRNCVKSTVDGGSDVFRCADRITNFCKHGCTPAA from the exons ATGAAGACCCAGGTGCTCCTCCTCGCGGTGGCCGTGCTCTCCGTCCTCGCAGCTCTGCCCCTCGCCGAAAGCAAAG GGCGCGGGATCGGGGAGCGCGCGGAGGCCCCGAAGGCGAGCGCGTGGCCGTGCTGCGACACCTGCGGCGCGTGCACCAGGTCCCTCCCGCCGCAGTGCCTGTGCGCGGACGAGGCCCCCGGCGGGTGCCACCCGGCGTGCCGGAACTGCGTCAAGTCCACCGTCGACGGCGGCAGCGACGTCTTCCGCTGCGCCGACCGCATCACCAACTTCTGCAAGCACGGCTGCACGCCGGCCGCGTGA